The Telopea speciosissima isolate NSW1024214 ecotype Mountain lineage chromosome 11, Tspe_v1, whole genome shotgun sequence genome includes the window ggTAAAAAGAACCATAACATAGGACCATGTGAATTTACCATTTAGCCCccaataaaatttttttaaaaaaattcatattcaGGCAGATCCCGCtatgcacactctcattggccccatgtTGGTGTAGGTGATACGTGACTAGACAACGATCCCTTGCTCAATAATTAAACATCAATTCTTAATCATACAAACATTCAACTAAAACGCAAAATTTACACTTCCAAATCACCAACaccaaatcaaatcccaaattcaaattattcaaataaataactttcatatttatGTTAAAATCTCAAAATATCATAATACTTCCAAACGGTTCTtagtttttctttgtaattaaatAGCTAATTTGATAAGCATTttattttgaaaccaaaatattatctgggacctgggCTGGTCCCTAGAAATTTTATTAAGAACCAatcaaggaaaaaaaggaattacaagggcgggggggggggggagagggggacaTATTCGCCTTACCTCAACCTGCAATTACAAAAACTCACTCATTCAATAAAGAGGCCATCTCACCttaccctaaaacccaaaacaaataaTACAACTATTTGCGAATAATAGGAAAATCAGCCGAATCTTCCCTAAGAATTTTCATAAGAATTGAGGGAAGATTGAGCGAAGAATTAAATACCCTGTTTGATGCCGAATCCTAACCAGTACACTAGATTATTAATTACTAATTTGATAAGCATGTCGAGGATAACTTAAAGTATAAAAGCATGATTGTTAATATAGTTAAAGCTTGATTAGGGTTACTCAAGGTCTCATTTTAATTAGCACGTGTTTAACAGGATGTGCATGCTTTAGGGTAATTGTTAAGTATAATTAAAGCAAACTTGTGTGGGATAATATGTACTATTCTATGATGTATAGTAGTGTATATTAGTAGTTTTAAACACAGAAATGCATGTGGCTTAGGATAAACTTTACCATCCAGTAGAAAGACTGGGCGGAGtggatgcctaacaccttctcatCTTGTAACATGACCCTTATTCGAATCTCTAACTAGACCATGACTGTAAAATCATCTGCTCTTCCCTACTGAGAATGAGCCTTTTGTGTGTTCTAGGCCCTTATCTTAGGTTGCAGCTCTCCCTTATTCTAGGTTGCGATTCCCACTTTCGCTTCTTCAATCGaggaagaagaattttattGATCATTTGCTAGCAAGCAACTGACAGTCAGTTGAGTTCAGATCCACACCACACCATGTGCGATCAATGCACGTGCATTAGGTCATTGTACCTATAGTATTGAAGGTAATTGTTTTCCCTTTTCCAATGGTTGGAATTTTATTCGTTATACCTTACACCAACATTGGATTGATCTTATGGGATTAGTAGAATTAAAGTTTATTTTTCACTGCATTACTTGAACCGAATCCATCAATAGAGTGAGACTAGCTAGATCTGATCATTGATTAAGCGAGAAGCTGCAACTTTTGTTGTATGTCACCAGATTTTTAGATGCAAGGAAAATGTTGAAGAGCAAATTGTGGTTTCAAACCCTAGCGGACATACGATCTTCAACCTTGGTAAACATTGAGTGATGTTGAGTTGATGAAGGAAAATATTGTACTCCttaagtttgaaaattcaaGGATCTTTCCATATATCAGTGGAACAACCATACTCAATTCTCAACAAATAGTATTTTGAAGATCTAATAATATTTAGTCATTTGTCCAGCTCCATTTGATTAAACTTGAGATGTTGAGAGAAAAGGGTGTATCATTGATCTAATACCAAATGTAGCCTTTCCGTCGATCAAACTACCAAATCCAATGTTTTGGTCATTAAGGGTTGAGATACTACTGACTGACAAATTAATGGGTCTACTTATCCAAATAAGTGGGGCCTTATTTGACAAGGAGAATTGAACTCAAATTGTTTCAGTTGTGATGTGTTGGTCCTTGTCAACACTATGCATATTCAATTTAGTTCATAATTAATATTGGAATTGATTCACCTTAATCAATTAACGGTTTCATCGTGAATTAGAAATAATGACTAGAGTTAATTTAATGAATCAAATTGTAGTATACTTACaataattaaggacatgtatTTGCCTTTATCATAAATATTCTGGAGATATTAGGCCCTTTAGGCTACATAGGTATCTTTGCTGAGTCAATGGTTACTCATAGTCATACATTGGCTAAGCTTTTAGTTGACTTATTAGtcaattaaaattatatttAGTTCATATCTGATTTTGTCACTTGAATCAATTATTGATTTCATCATGAgttaataagaaaaaatatagtTAATATAATGAATCGAACTAAATCTACTTCTAATAATTAAGGAGATAATATTTGCCTCTACCACAAGCACTCACAACACAATATGCTATTTAAGCAACATACGCAATTTTGTTGAGTGAATCAAAATTAAGTAACAATTTAACTGATCTAACCTAATTGTTCATACATTAGCTTCACTTGagatattttgttttattattgtgTGATGTCTTCCTCTTGTTGAAGTCGTTGGAGTGTAAACTTATTCATTTTCGAGAATATGATAAAAACGCACATCCAATTGCCAGATCGACTAACATTAAGAGGAAAACATAATATGGTGTCCTTAATTTTACTACTCCATATATGATTTCTACGTAAGTTATACTATATTTGACGAAAATTTGATTTATCATGTATATCATATTCAACTCATAACTATCATTAAAAATATTCACTTAATTCAATACTCGATTCCCAATTAATTACTAGTTAAAGAAAACATTGATAGAGTCAATTAAGTGAATCATATCATGATCAACCTACAAtataaaaatgacaaaaaaaattcctttgcAACCAGCATTTTGAATACTTTAGATCGTATAAATCACACATATCCAAGTTCATAATATACCAACTTAAAATTGTGAATTTGACCTTATCATAAAAACACATTGTAACCTTAACTAATAGACATTGGTAACTTTTATGAGTAAATGTAACGGATTAAAATTATGttttaaaatagaaatacaAATGCAAATTCATTCACATTGAGatgttttagtttattttatggTGTCATCTTTTTGTCGAAATCATTGGACTGTAAATATTCATGTTTGTAGAGTCTGAGATAAATAGACACACCTTAACTAAAGTGAAAGAGAAAACATAATATGGTGTCATTATTTGTATTATTCTTTATTTGATTTCCATGTAAAATGTAAtatatttgattaaaaaaaatggacttATCATCTATATTGTATTCAACTCATATCATTAACATTGTTTCACCAAAATCAATTATCGATTTCTTGGatttataaatatttaataaaaaaattgatacaACCAATTAAGTGAATCATATTATGATCGAGAATTACAATAATAAATGACATAATAATTTTCTTTATCACTAGCATTTTGAACACTTTTGATCATATAGATCAACACAACCACTTTCATGAATATACCAACTTAACATTGTGAATTTAgtgttacaaaaaaaaacacattgtgaatttaattaagaaaaacttTATAACTCAACCAAtcgattttaaaaaatttatgaatATATGTTATGTATTAaagttattttttaaataaaaatacaattaCAAATTCATTATGTGCCCACTTGGCCGAAATAGTTTATAGAATTTTCTAGAATCCACAACATCATATAAGGAagcttaaagaaaataaaaagaaaccaaacaagcaaCAACTATGTTATAGTTTCCACCTTATCCAATTATTAAGAAATAATTGAACAAGACTATTAGAAATATGATGCCATAATATCTCAAACCCATCAATTGTGGCAGTTTCTATCCTTAGATTGGAAGGACAGCTATTACATCAATATTtcctcttatatatatattttctcatTCTGGGGGCATAGAGTAATTGTTCTTCCTAAATTGTCACCTAAAATGTGTTTGTATAGAATTAAGCACatttctaaaataataaaaaaattatgagaaAGTTATCCCAAGTGGTATAGAGGAGCGTACCAATGAGATGTGATGGAAAtgacttcaaataaaaaaaagatagtaaaatcatttcatataaagatgagagatgaaaaaagggaaagagcaGAGATTCTAGGCAAACCgcaagcagaagaagaatctATATGTTGTGGATCCCACATGAACCCAAATCCTCTCCAACGTGCATCTAATGGCTAGGTAGACTAAGCACACATCCTAGCATGTTGCTCAACCGTTGGAGATGCGCTGGcgcattggagaggatctggttATATGACCCACTGATAGAGACCACCTGCCTAAGGCTCATTAAGGCCCAGAAACTCCCGTTTCTCACGTGGCGCAGGGTCATGTACAAGCCCAAGGGAATTAGTCGGCCTCAAGTCGGATAACCCTCAATCCCTCATGTCtccaaaaaccaaagaaaaaaaaaggaaaaatcttcGTTTTTATCGGATCTGCTCAAACCGGGTCCGCCCGATTGCCTGAATCGCCGCCCCCctcaaaaagaaggaaaacccCCAGAAGATTTTCATGCACCACTTTAACCTCTCCTCCTACCAATATTTACGAAAGCTGCCATCCACCGTTTGACTTCTGGGGGAGTCGTCGATTCATGGAATGATAttaaatggataaaaaaaaggtaagagaCAATCAAACAAAGATAATATTCTGGATTTAGACTTCACCCACAGGTCAAAAGTCATTAACGATAAGAGAGCTAATGAGTAATGACAGAGTTATGATTCCACGGCACCAACCTAAGGAGACACTGACACTTGAAACTGTTGGATTGGATAAACCGTTGGACCCCATATATTTGGATTCCAATCCAAGGACTTTAAGAGGCTGCGACATAACTCTTCCTGCATTGGTTCTGTTATATCCAATTGGAAGATATTTCTTAGCCTTTAGATCAAAGACCAACGACGTTAACTGTAACCATCGTCATCCATCAGATTGGAATATAAGATCCGTGACCATCATCAAATATGGAAAACAATCATTACCATAGAAATCATTGACTCTATGATTAAAGATACCAATCTAACGGTTTAAAGGTAAGGAATAAAAACTCTGGAATGTTCTTATCAGAATTCCTTCACGTGCCCTGATAAATGCACAGAGAGAGAATCTGGAGCATTGAAAAATACAGTTGTACACTTGTAAAAGATAACCACAAAATCCAAAATTCCAAATCATATTTGGTAATCTCGTAATTCCTTAGAAAAGAGTGGTCAAAATCTTTATTAGCACAAAAACTATATCCACCGGTCCGACGACAAAGGCCCTCTTCTTTCTGCCTCTTTATAAACTCAAACCCCTTGCCCCGTTCTAACTCTTTTTTCTTCAGgcctctctcttctttgttctctttctctggttttgTGTGTGATCACTCGAAGAGGAGAACCAggagaaaataaggaaaattaGAGGGGGAGAGAGTGAAGGAGAACATAGGGGGAAATTAGAGCGAAAGAGCGAAACACGAGAGAGGTTGAGAATTGAGAGCCAGATAATCTCATAATCATGGACGAGAAGCATCTCTCTCTCGAATCAGCTTTTCACGATGACAACGAAAACAATGCCAGCAACAGCAACCATGGCTGGCAGAAGGTCACTTATGCGAAACGCCAAAGAAATAGCTCTGCGAAGAATACAGATGCAGGTGCCGATCTCGGCAAATTCCGTATCAATGGATCCGCCGGTGGCGACAAGTCGAACGTTTTTCAGTCTCTCGAGCAAAAAGCTGAAGAACGCCGCAGAGCCCTAGAAGCTCAGAAGGCGACCGCAGCTGCTGCTGCGGCCGCGGCTGTTCCCAGATCGAAACACCATTACGATGATGATGGAGACGACAGCGATGTTGAAGTTTCCGGTGGTGTTGAGAATGGGACTGCTGAGGTTAAGAAGCCAAAGCAGAAGAAGCCCAAGAAACCTAAGGTTACTGTGGCCGATGCTGCTTCCAATATAGATGCTTCTCATCTCAACGCCTACCTCATTGATGTTACGGTTAGTTCTTAATTTTCTtcagattttatttatttatttattgttccAATCTGGTCATCCTCGCCCCCGAATGTTTAGATTGAATTATGTTtgtaattcaaaaaaaaaaaaaaaagatttatttattttttttctttttgccccTTGTATAGGCATCGTACGAATCACAGCAGGATATCCAGCTAATGCGTTTTGCTGATTACTTCGCTCGCGCCTTCTCTGCGGTTAGCGCAGCCCAGTTCCCGTGGACGAAGATTTTCAAGGAGTCCCCGGTTGCAAAGATCGTTGATGTAAGTTGTTCTTTCTTCCTTGTATACGACGAGTAGCTAATGTAATAGGCTAGAAGAAATTCTAGGCAAATTAGGAATCTTAGTTGGAGAGCCGGATGCATTGTCTTGGTTCCCAGGGCGAAGAATTGATCATAATTGGAGGTTTTGTGTCCATGTTTGTGTGCTTGCTGtaacggtttttttttttttggctgagcGGTTTTTATCATATTCATTCATGGGACCTCCATGCTGTGGCAGCAATGCCAACTTCTTTAACGCAGGATCTTGTTCAAATTCACCAAGTGCAACGCCGAGAAATAGGGTAGAAGGTTTCTGCACTTGCTCAACTGTTTTATCTTGGCTTGCTTTTtggtttttcctttgtttgttCTTGCAGTTTTCAATCTTGATGTTGCCTCCAGTTCTAGTTGTTCATGCAAGGATTTAATTTTAatcctgtatatatatatactttttttttgcctttgtttttccattcattCTCAAACCTAATTTGCTGCAACCTTGGTTGTCACATTGTTATATACTAATTCATGACTGCCTCTCAACATGTTCATTTGTTTATCGTGGTGTGATTggtgtttcatcctatttttcttTCGCAATATGCCATCTAGGACTGGTTTTAGAGAGTATAGCATGTTAATGCTcctacacacacacatgcatgaaaGATATATAATATTTGAAGATTCTACATCCCCATATTTTTAGTTCCATGAAAATTCTTACTTGACAGGAGCTGATCCCTAGCTTTTGGATTCAACTAAACTATAAAATAGCATTATCTGGATTCTCATGTTTTAGGGATTTTTTCTTGATAAAGTTGTCCTACTACACAGcttattatttttattgcttgtctttcttttatattttgcCATGTGTGGTATTTTCAGAAACTGTTTACTCACTCTCTAAACTCAACTAGCTAATTTATTTAAGACAGATACCCCTTTCTAACTAGCTAATTTATTTTTGACAGATACCTCTTTCTCACATTTCTGAGGCTGTTTATAAGACATCAGCTGACTGGATCAGCCAGCGGTCTTCTGATGCTCTTGTTGGCTTTGTTTTATGGTCACTAGATAGCATTCTAGCTGACCTTGCAATACATCAAGGTCCTGCTAAGGGCTCCAAGAAGGTGGCTCATCAGGCTCCTTCTAAGACTCAGGTAATTTTAGCATTATATGATGCCTTGTTTTGGTATTTTGCCATCTACATTAATTTTTCACagttctttttaatttataaatgcATATAATTTGCAAAGCTTTGTAGGCTCTTACTTTACGTAGTCATGAAAGAGATCACGTGTGGTCATTCTGAAAGTGAAAGAAGGATCAAAGAGAAGTAAAAGTAGGAGGCAAAACTGCATGGGTGCAATTTAGTTAGAGGGTAAATCTATTTGGAAGCAAAATCCTTCTCCCCTATTGATCACCCTTCTTTCCTTTTGATATCTATTTACAATCAAGCTGTGACCTAAAACATGGCAAAATTGATGTGAACTGGTTCTAAGACTTGCAAAAAACCAGCATATATCTCTTGAGGTTCCTCACTGGGTTTAAAAGGAACTTGTTTGATTTCTTAGTTTTTTCCAGGTTGACAGACTTATCCATCAGTTCTAAACTCGTCTGGGTGGGAGTCTTGAGATTCACTCACAATGTAACCATTGATCTAATAAGTGGGATGTATGCATATGTAATGCCTGTCCTTCTTTGGTTGGCAAACTGTGCCAAGCAATGGTTTATATTGGAACCTGGATAATACCCGGCCAATATTAGCAAAATGAATGATCGGTCAATCATATAGGAACAAGCCCAATATTGGTGCTGGTCACCTGACACCTATATATCATGGATTTGTGATCCTTAAAACCACGGAGGCAAATGTGACATTGTGCGGAAGGATGTATTGCCTTGGTTACGTTGGAAAACTACATCTTATGTACACTATTTAACTATTTGTCCATTAGAGTATAACAGAGTGTGTTTCTGCAGCTGCTTATTTtctcctcccttttttttctggTGCTTAAAGTTTAATTAGGATAAATTCTTCTGGTTTTGGAATCTTTCAGTTTGATAAAGAATCACATTTTTGTTTGTCATGGTTTGCTGGAGGTATTACCATTTACGTTTTGTAGTGCTCGGTGTTGTGAGTTCCTGTAGAAGTCTTACCCtgtcatttctttcttttctttcatacATTTGCTCATTAGAGTATAGggaataagtaaagaaagagcTGCAAGTCACATGAACACTATAGGTATTCTTTTAGGTCTTGTTTCTCCCACTTGTTGTCACCTGCTGTTGATTTTTTTTGAGGGAGGGTGGGAGGTTGGAGTGATCCAACTTAGCACTGCTTGGAAGTCAATAAATTAAGTTTTGTCTTTCACAATGAGTGCATAAGCATGGGCTAATTTTAGAACCaaaatatgcaaaaaaaaagggatctaAATCAGTTTGTATCTGGAACTTTTCCTTCAAATCATATCAAGCCTTATATCTGACCTTACCATAGGGCTGCAAACAACCTACACCTGTACCAACTGATGGTAAAGATTGATCTTTGTTGATAATCTCGAAAAATGAAGCTCCATCTCGAGTTTAGGAGAGAAAACACTCTATTTTCAATAGTGTCAAAGGGGTAGTATCAGGTGGGTCAtctttgaagaatttttttcctctgtaAAAATCTAGGCAATAGTCAAGCATAACCCTGGAGGATGGGACAATTGAAAAATTTGGAAGACTCTCTGTTATCTAAATCTATTCAAAGCTTGTTTTAGGAACACATTTGTTGGATGTGATGCAAAAGCCTCCAGTATGTGTTTAATGTCTCTCCTACCTTCCAAACCCAGGAAAAGATTGATCTGTGCCTCTACATTGAGCTGAACTACTTTTTTAAAATATCTATATAGATATAGATATAGATGCAGAAATACTCTTatgtttttaaacttttaaagAGGTAAACCGCAATTTTTGTTGAACAGAAAAAGTTGGAATAAGTTTGAGTTGAGTTTGAGATGCCCAAATCTTTCATCCGAGTATGCCTTCTTGAGAAAGATTTTCTTGGTGATAATATGTCTATTGAATTGTTATACATTTCATAGCCTAAGATAAGGCTACTTCTCCCTAATGTGAATTCACTCATACCTTTCACCGGACAACGTACCTTTCATAGTTGTATGTTGCTTCACCTACCCTCAGATCTGTGGCACTTATTTGACCTTGCACCTCATCCATTGTactgaaaattttcaagaaatgAGTCGACCTCATGCTTATTTTATGCGACCTACAACTTCCTGCCTTAATTGCCCTTCGGATTCTCGGTTACGTCTGGATAGGGCTGCACATGGGCCAGTCTGGCTGGGCTTCTCGAATTTGGAGCCTCTGCCTGGGATTAGGCCTAGCCCTACCTACATTTAGCCCAAACTACTCAAATCTGATTTGCCTCAATAATACTGGTTGGCTGGGGCCAGCCTGGATTTAACATGCTTATAGTATTCATGTAAACCTGCTTATATTATTGTTCATGTAAATGTTATGTACATATTAATTTTGTATAAATATGTAAATGACTTCAAGTTGGGCACGCATGTACTATTCAGACAAGGACCACATTTATGTACAGGAGCTGGACTTTTAGTTAGGTGTAGCTGAGACCAATATGGGGCCCCAAGTGTTTGACACTAAGCCCATGGTTCTGTGTTTAGAGAAGGAATTTTATTCCATTGTTATTCCAACTACTTTGATGTGAGGCAACTGCCATACTTCATTATGCCTAATAACTACTGGGCCTTTCTGGTGCCTTATTTAGGTCCAGCCCAAAAGACAATGGTAAtctctttgtgtgtgtgagtgTATGTAGAAAAAAGCTAGTTGAATAGCTGTCTTAAAATTGCATACAACATGTAATACAAATCCCTTGTGCCATGTCTTCgtcttcctttatttattttttttctttctgcagAGCGCGCACTTGTATAATCTTTTGCTTTCCTACTATGAAATGGTTTAAATTTGGTGACTTGTAATTGATTTATTTCAAATTGCAGGTTGCAATTTTCATAGTTTTAGCAATAGTATTGCGCCGAAAACCTGACATGTTAATCAGTATATTGCCAAGCTTGATGGAAAATTCTAAATATCAAGGACAAGATAAACTTCCAGTTATCGTCTGGGTAATTGCTCAGGTAAGATTAGattattgatttattgaatATATCTGTGgaatttttttggagaaaaacAATTAATTTTTACTTGTATGCTATTAATGAAATGTATGCTAATAATGAAATCTGGCTCATGTAGGCCTCTCAAGGAGACCTGGTTGTAGGGATGTATTCGTGGGTGCATATCCTATTGCCTATGGTTAGTGGCAAAGCAAGTAGTAATCCACAGTCCAGGGACTTGATTTTGCAGTTAGTGGAGAGGTTGGGACATGTTGAATATTTGAATATATTTTTAACCTTTCATGGGTAATCTTCTATTAGATTTTGTaagttttaatgttttttttggcTGCAGAATTTTGTCTTTGCCAAAAGCTCGGACTATTTTACTGAATGGTGTTGCTAGGAAGGGGGAGCGTTTGGTGCCACCTTCAGCTCTTGAACAGTTGATGCGAGTTACTTTCCCTGCTTCATCAGCTCGAGTCAAGGTGAGTATTGTTAGGGTAGTATCATTGGGTATGTGTTAAAAGTCCAATGTGATGCTTACTGTTATACAGTAAGGATCCTAGGCAGTCTTTTCAATGTTGCTTTTGTGCAGGCCACTGAAAGGTTTGACGCAATATATCCTTCTCTGAAAGAACTTGCTATTTCTGGTGTCTCTGGAAGTAAAGCAATGAAGCAAGTTTCGCAGCAGCTATTGAGCTTTGCAATTCAAGCCGTGGTTGAAAGTAAGTCTAGTTATGAAattgccccccccccttttttttgaaTGTTCTTATAACCTTCTTATTTGGATACTAATGAGCTTATGTCGTACATCAGAGTATGAAGACTGATATAAGAAACTGCTTTGCAGGCATCCCAGAATTATCTAAAGAAGCAACTGGCATTTTCATCTGGTGTTTGACCGAAAATCCTGATTGTTACAAGCAATGGGTAGGGAATTCTAATATTTTTGTTGGTAGATCTGCATGAAGGAaacattattttttctcttttttattgtgATATCATAAGTTTGACCTTTATCTGGCACAATTAATGGTGGGTACAGGACAAACTTTACCTGGATAATATTGAAGCTAGCGTTCTTGTGTTGAGAAGGCTGACTGACGAATGGAAGCAACATTCTGTTAAACACTCCTCTCTTGACCCTTTGAAGGGGACTCTCAAGAGCTTCAGACACAAGGTGAATTATTGGTTTGATGATTTACACCTGACTCATCATCGCggttgcatttttattctcCTACACATCAGAGGATAAATTTATGAGTGCACTGTACTTATTGATGGTTATATTGTATATTTAGGTTATTGAATACTTCTTTATGtttattcttttcattttgaTTGTCTTGTATATAGAATGAGAAAGAATTGGCTAGTGGAATTGATGCTCATTCTCAGGCATCCATCAAGGAGGCAGACAAGTACTGTAAGGCGTTATTGGGAAGACTATCACATGGAAATGCATGCTTGAAGAGCACGATGTTTGCAGCCATTGTATTGGCTGTTGGTGCCATCATCATGTCACCAGAAATGGAGTCCTGGGACTGGAAGAAATTATCTGTGATGTTCAACTCCCAACAATCCTTCTGAGCTTACTTTAGGGTAGAGACTGGTCACTGATGGTGCCCCAACAGCAAATATGACTTTACTATGCCCGGCGCTTAGAAAATGTAAGCAAGCTTGCCCATAAGGAAGGGGCAGAAGATGAGGTATTTATTGTAACCCTTGCAAAGTCTCATTGGGTTAGTGAAACTAGAGTTAGGGGAAAGAGAGTCAAATGCAGTATGGAAGGTACTAGTTGGCTcacaaagaggaaaagagattCAGTGATTCTGTTTAGTTGGTTCAAGTTGTCAGGATTAATTTGGTTTTTCTGTTTCATTTCATATATGTTAGATTAATATAATGGTTTGTTTTAAGTTATCCAGTCTGTTAGTTACTACTTACTATACTGTGAAAAGGAAAATATCTTTGGATGACAGATCTCTTTTCCTGCAATGCCATCAAATTTACTTGCTTTATGGGAAGTAACATTTTATATTCttgatttcttatttgatttaattttgattCTAAAGGGTGTAGGGGTTGGTTAattctccttttccctttctttacagttaacaaagggaaaaaaacctCTTCTTCTGTATGGTATTACAAGATTGCCTTTTTTCAATGATAAATTGGATTATTTTTGAATTCCTATGTTCAATTACATGTGTGAAGATATAAGAAGACGATGTAATGCTCTCATTTGATTTACAGTCTGGTTATGTaaatctctctccctcacaTTATGATTAGAGAACTTCTTGAAGAAACTATATACTCAGAGCATGTTTAAGCTTATCCCTTCAAAACACTAgattcattgttttttttcaaGATTAGTGCACCGTACTGAAAGCTGAAACCTGTTAAAACAGCTTTGGCTAATAACATCTTTCGGGAGCACAGAATACTATTATCCGAGGTCAATGGTCTTCCTACATCTCTTGCttggcagttttttttttttttttgatgagatcTTGCTTGGTAGTTAATCTGTCCATTTGATCCATATAAAAATACCAAGCTATTTAGATTtagaagatgaaagaaaagatTTTGATGACCAGACTTTTTGGTTATAGGTTACCAAATTATAACCTGAAAAGTGGGAGACGGGTGTTGGGGGAGGTTAAAGTAAATGGATATGTGCAGTGTTTTAATAATTAGGATCGGATTGGTTGGATCATTCAATCTGGATCAGAATCAGCTGAGGCCGATTCTGACTGATCTGGACCAGCCAATCCCTGTATGGAAACTAGGGTTAAAGGATTTTTGGGACCAATTCTTCACTGATCATGACCAGTTGAGACCAATCCGGATCTCGATTCCAGGTTATTGATCTTTGTGGCTATGGTCGTTCTCTCACTAGAACCTTCTCGATCACTCCATGATCTTAGAAAGGTCTCTAGCTCCCATCGAGCTTGTCAaaattaaggctgtgtttgtaTGTATTCTCGGAATAGATTCTGGGTGTAGAATGCATGAAGaagcaagaaaatagagaagactCGGGTTTTAGAATGCATTATGAACTCAAAATCTATATtgaaaatgcataccaaacacaacctaaaaaCTACTTCACACGGTAGAAGGCAACCTAACATCTGCTTCTTTGACATGTTCTTAGT containing:
- the LOC122646821 gene encoding uncharacterized protein LOC122646821, translated to MDEKHLSLESAFHDDNENNASNSNHGWQKVTYAKRQRNSSAKNTDAGADLGKFRINGSAGGDKSNVFQSLEQKAEERRRALEAQKATAAAAAAAAVPRSKHHYDDDGDDSDVEVSGGVENGTAEVKKPKQKKPKKPKVTVADAASNIDASHLNAYLIDVTASYESQQDIQLMRFADYFARAFSAVSAAQFPWTKIFKESPVAKIVDIPLSHISEAVYKTSADWISQRSSDALVGFVLWSLDSILADLAIHQGPAKGSKKVAHQAPSKTQVAIFIVLAIVLRRKPDMLISILPSLMENSKYQGQDKLPVIVWVIAQASQGDLVVGMYSWVHILLPMVSGKASSNPQSRDLILQLVERILSLPKARTILLNGVARKGERLVPPSALEQLMRVTFPASSARVKATERFDAIYPSLKELAISGVSGSKAMKQVSQQLLSFAIQAVVESIPELSKEATGIFIWCLTENPDCYKQWDKLYLDNIEASVLVLRRLTDEWKQHSVKHSSLDPLKGTLKSFRHKNEKELASGIDAHSQASIKEADKYCKALLGRLSHGNACLKSTMFAAIVLAVGAIIMSPEMESWDWKKLSVMFNSQQSF